The sequence GTGTCGACGGCATATACCCCGACAGCGCCAAGGGCTTGGCCGCCACGCTGAACCGAGTGCGTTACGCAGTTGCCGAAACCTATCACCGCTTCATGACCGCGAATGATCCGGTCCACTTCTTGGTGAACGGCAAGGAGGTGGAGGCGTTCGATCCGCTCTTCGTTGGTGATCCGGCAGTCACAGCGCTCCTTGAACCCAAGAAGCTGGACTTCGTGGACGCGACCGGACACAAGGTCGTCATCAGCGTCCGAGCGAATCAGCTCCCACACCCTCCGTCACAACTTGACCGCAGGCAAACGAAGGAACGATACGACATCAAGCAGAAGAACATCGGCGTCTACGTTTACAGGGCGAACCGCCTTATCCGTCGGGCTGAGACGCTTGGCCTATTCACGCCGGAGACGAAGCTCCTCGCGTTTCGCGCGTCGATCGATTTCAGCCCGGATGCGGATGAATTCTTCAGCTCCGACGTAGCCAAGCGCCGGATCGTGCTGGCTGATGCCGTTCGAACCAAGCTGGAGGACTTGCTGCGGCCCGCGCTGCATCAATCCCGCGACCTGTGGAAGAGCGCGAAGAGGGTCGAGCCGGGTCAGTCGGAGCCGACTCCGCACAAGGCCGCCAACAGCCAAATCAACTCGAAGGACTCACTCCTTTCCACGGGGCGAAAGGAGAAACTGTCACCGAAGGATAAGGCCGCCAAGGCATCGAAGAAGATCCCGCGACTGTCCGCAGAGCACAGGGACAAGATCCGCATTATCGAGGTGCCCGAATTGCCCGATGGTCTGCTCTGGCAACCCGTGCTCGACAAGAACGGCCAGGTCTGCGTTCGCATTAATATGGGGCATCCATTCCACGACAAGATCTACAAGAGCTACAAGGACGAGGATCCCGACCTAGTCGAGGCCGTCGATTACCTCCTGTGGGCGCTCGCTCACGCCGAGTACAACATCGGTTACGACGAAGATGGCAAGATCGAGATGATGGAGGAGTTGCGTCGGTTCGCATCAGCCAACCTGCGCCGGCTTCTTTTCGAGTGACCGCGATGAGGCATGCACATTGGTTCTCCTCTAATACGTTCTGACCATCACGCTCCTTCCAAGGCAGGCCTTGGTACAAACGGGAGACAGCCATGACCGTCGACGAACGCACGCTCGCAGCCCTTTTCAGAGACCTTTACTCCGCGGATTCCGAGTCCGCAGTCGCCGCCGTCATCGAGAAGCACCCTGTGCTATTCGCCGATCCAGCCAACTGGCGGCCGCTGGGTGGGATCGACAACAATTTCGGCGTGGTTGAGAATCAGCAATCATCTCCGATCGCATCGCTGATCGAAAAGCTGACCAACTCCATCGACGCGATCTTGATGCGACGATGTCAGGAAGAAGGGATCGATCCCAAGTCCCTGCCCGCGCCCCGCAGCATGCAGGAGGCCGTCAAGCGTTTCTTTCCCGAGCATGGGCTTTGGGACTACGCCGGGAACGAGCGCCGCCAGCAGGCCCAGCGAATCCAGATTCTCGCCGACGGCCCCAGACGTGATACGTCGCTGGTGATCTACGATGACGGCGAAGGTCAACACCCGAATGACTTCGAGCGTACCTTTCTCTCCTTGCTGCGCGGCAACAAGAACGACATCCACTTCGTCCAAGGAAAATACAACATGGGCGGAAGCGGCGCCATCGCCTTCTGCGGTCGCAAACGCTATCAACTCATCGGGTCGCGTCGCTACGATGGGACCGGCCCCTTTGGCTTCACGCTCATCCGCAAGCATCCCCTGACCGACGAGGAAGGGGAGAGGTTCAAGAGCACGTGGTATGAATACCTGGTCGTTGACGGCGCCATTCCGGCCTTTGCGATCGACGAGATTGACCTCGGGCTGCACAAGCGCTCCTTTACGACGGGAACAGTGATCAAGCTGTATTCGTACCAGCTGCCGACCGGCATCTCCGACATCGCTCGCGACCTCAACCAGAGCATCAACGAGTATCTGTTCGAGCCGGCGCTGCCGATTTACACAATCGAACGTGAGACGCGCTATCCCCATGCGCAACTCGACAGACACCTGTACGGCTTGAAGCGACGCGTCGAGCAGGAAGACAGCGCCTATGTCGAGGACTACTTCTCCATCGAGTCAATTGATGACATCGGCAAGCTCAGGGTGACCTGCTATGCGTTTCGCGCTCGGGTCGCCGGGAAGAGCGCGAAAGAGACGAGGGAGAGTGTTGCGCGGGAGTTTTTCAAGAACAACATGTCTGTGTTGTTCTCCGTGAACGGCCAGGTTCACGGACACTTCACGTCGGAGTTCATCACGCGCACTCTGAAGATGAACCTGCTCAAGAACTACCTGCTAATCCATGTAGATTGCACCGACCTTGTGCCTGAGTTCCGCAACGAACTGACAATGGCTTCGCGCGACAGACTGAAGAGCGGAGGCGAACTGCAGCAGCTCCGCGATCGGTTAGGCATGATGCTCAGGAACAGCAAACTGGCCGACATCAACAAGCGGCGGAAGGAACTGCTGGACCTCGACAGCTCCCAAGCTGACGACCTCGTCCGCTCGTTTGCCGAGAATCTGCCGCTCGATTCGGCGATGACGCGCCTGCTCGACCAGGTCTTCAAGCTAGACCGCACCGATCCGCGGGCTATGAGGGACGACGAGAAGCCGCGCAAGCCGAAGAGGCAGACGCAGGAACAGAACGACAGATTCGAGCCCAAGCGGTTCCCGACCTTTTTCCGACTTCAGGCGAGACATAACGGAGAGACGCCGGCGATCAACATTCCCAAAGGTACTGAACGAACGATCCGCTTCTCCACCGACGTGGAGAACATGTACTTCGATCGCGTACATGAACCCGGCGAGCTGCAGATCGCGTTGCTCAATCAGTCGGAGAACGAATCCGAGGGCGGGACGGGCCAGGGCAAGGGCCGCGCGTTGTCGACGGTGCTGAACGTTCGCAAATCCAGTCCGAACGACGGAACGATCAAGATGCACATGTCGCCCACCGAACAGGCGCAAGTCGGTGAGTCGGTCAAGGTGAGGGCGACGCTGACGAGTCCGGGTGGAAACCTCGAGGAAGCGTTTTGGGTGAAGATCCGCAATCCGGAGCGGCCGCCGAAGAAGCAGCGGAAGTCGCAGGATGAGGCGAAATCCCTCGGCCTGCCAGATTACAAATTGCTGGTGCGGGAGCCGACTCAGCCCGGATGGCTGTCATGGGAACAGGCCAACGAGATGGGCGCCGACATCGACTTCGGGACGGTGATGCATCCCGTTGCGGAGGGTGACACGCTGAAGACCATCTTAATCAACATGGACAGTTCGGTTTGGATGGATTTCCGGACGGGCCTGGGAACCTCGCCGTCACCCGAGCAGATTGATGTCGCTCAGCGTCGATACATCGCTTCCGTCTATTTCCACACATTGTTCCTCTACATGATCATGAAGTCCCGGGGATACCAGGTACAGCGCGGTCGGAGCGATGGAGAACCGGAGGAGATCGGAATCGAGGACTACCTGAAAGACCTGTTCCAGAGCTGTTACGCCGACTTCCTCATGCGATTCAACATGAGTTCGCTCGTGGAGGCGCTTGGCGACTGACCCAGTACGATCCTCGAATGGCGATTGTCACCCACGTTGGACGGCGAGCAATGGAGTTCGGCTACGAACCTAGGGAGCGCACACTTCAATGAATCAGGACCAACCGGCGAGTCTACAATTCACGGCCATGCGGCTCGACTATGCGTGGAAGTACTTCGATTCTGCTGCACAGAAGCGGATGCAGTACATCAACTACTTTGTTATCCTCGTCGGAATCCTGGCAAATGCCTATGTCCTCGCGGCGAAGGATGGTGAATTCGCCATCGCTCTTGCGGTGTGCCTCTTTGGAGTGGCATGCGCTATCACATTCATGATGCTGGATCACCGGATGCTCGTTTTTGTTGAGCGCGCGAACATGGTGCTTGAGAGTCTTGAGCGCGAGGTCATTTTCCCTGATGGAGCAACGAGGGTGACCCGTTCGGGACCAACGACGGAGCAGTTGGGACTAGCGCGAATCGAGCCAGACATGCGCAGTACCGCCACAGCCTGGCAGAATATTTCCTATTCGCTCTCGAAGGTCAAGCTTTGGGTACGGTTTGTCGTAGAGGGCGGCGCGGCCCTCGCCTTTGGCACCGGGGCAATCCACGCCTTCATCAACCTCGTGTGCTGAACGTGGCCCTTCCTCTTTCATCTTGAACAGGGCCCGCGCTCCGAAAGCGCTCCAGGGTACTCACGACGCCCTCGAAGGAGGAAACCTGCGTGACGAGGGGGTGCCAATGGAAGATATTCTCGCGTTGCCCGACGACAACCACCGGACGACCAAGAGCTATCGCAATGCCCGTTTCGACATGCTTACCTCCAGGAACGTAGTGACCCGGTTCTTCGGCGATTAGCACGAGCGCGTCGGCCGCACGCACGTCCTCCTCATCCATGACCGTGAGGTCTCGCCGCTCATCGTCTGTGTAGGCCTGTGCACCATGACCGAATTTTGAATCACAGGTGATCCATCGTGCGACAATGACATAGCCGCGGTTCTCAAGGAGCGATTTGAGTTCGCGTGCCCGTATCTGCGAATGAGATGCAATGTACAGTTTCATCGTAGGTGAGCGCCAGTCAGATGTGGCAGAATGAGCATGGCAATGTTTCGATCTCTTCGTCATCATCTTGACCGAGTATGTGCAGCAGCTTCTTGGAGTCAACGGAGCGCAATGCATCCTCTCGCTTGTGCAGTTTCCGTTTGATTTCGGCTTGTCGTTCAGGATCCTCAAGAGCTTCGAGAGACTCACGCTCCGACCATGTGTAGCCCGAGCCGTCCTTCACATTTGGCTTCTCGTAGGACTTCGCCAACTCAAAGAGCTCCGGATGATTCTCCTTGAGACCCACCCACTCGTGTCGCTGCTGGTAGAAGCAGAAGTAGCATCCCGAGCGGGTTCTCCACGAGTAGTACTCAGGGAAGCCGATGCCGCTCTCATCGAGAATCCGATGAACATCGTCGAGCGTGTAGCCCGCCTCGACGAAGGGATAGACGGGATGGATGTTCGGCTTGGTTGGTCGATACCCGCCTCTATTCTCGTCGGCGCGGATGCCGATGTACATGTTCACTTCGTCGTCGCCGATGTGCCGCTCGAACGGGCGAATCTTCAGCATCTTCGTGCACCACCGCATGCGAGCCGATGGCAAGTACCCACCGAACACCTGCAACCAATGATCGAAGCCGTGTTCAGAACAAAGTCTCGTAATTGGCTTGCCGAGATACGCCTCAAGCTTATCAAGATACTCGTATGTCTCCGGCAGCTCCTTGTCCGTATCCGAGAAGACATACTCGACGTCGGAAATCCTGTCGCGCAAATAAATGGCGAGGGCGGTGCTGTCCTTGCCGCCGGAGAGTGAGACGATGTGCCTAGCGGTGGTTGTGCTCATGATCGTTTCCCGTTGTGCGACCCGGGCGGCGAGTTTAGGTCGATCCGCTGGCGAAGCGATTCGCAAAGGGCGGCGACAGCAACATTCCGGTCGATCGCTTTGCCTAGGACTTCCTCAAGGGACCGGTGGAGCTTCGCCACCCGAGATGTAGTACGTTTCGTTAGGTGAACGGCGTGATCGAACTGGCCGAAGGCTGTCCCGGTGAGGGATACGCGGATCGAGGATGCAGCGGTGGTCCTCATCGGTTGGCCTTCCAGAGTGGCTTCGAGGAGAGTGAATCGACGGGCAAACTGATTGAGGCGCACTAGAAATCGGGCCTGATCTTCATCGCGCCACTTGGGCATCGGTCGCTCCGCGACAAGAGCGGCAACGCCCTCAGTCCATTGCTCCGCATCCGTTTCTGGGGCACAGATGCGATCAATAAACATCTTCATGTCCCGCTCCACGGCGTACTGGGCCAGCAGACCAGCGCGCTCTTGGAGATGGATTACGGCTTTGCTGCCGTCTGATACGCCAAACGCATCGCCGATGGCAGAGAAGGTGGATGCAACCAGGGACGGATAGACCAATCGCAGCTCGGCAAACGCATGTTCAAGCCTGTCGCGGTAGGTTCGGATATCCCCGGCTCTGCCGCGCTGGGCGGCGACAAACGGATCAAGGCCACACGCTCGCGGGAGATCGGTGAAGAGAAGCGCATCAGGTTCCGTCGCTTCCCCGAAGGCTGCGCGGACGGCGGTGGTGGTCGTGGAGATGTTGCCGGTACGACTCGTGTATTCGGGAAGCGAGCCCATGAACCGAAGCATGGGGCGCACGACGCTCAGAATATGGGCCTTGCCGGGCGAGGCGGCCGACGACGGATCCCCGACAATCCGCTCCAATTCCCTGAATACCTGACCTCGTACCCCGGTCACCTCCCAGCGACGAACAGTGAACCGCGCAGGCGCCTTGATCAGCCGCTCGAAGACGGCCGCGCTGATGGACGGGCAGAATGCTCCATCTTCGTACAGCGCAACGTCCGACTCCCGGGCGATCAGCACAGCGCACAGGAAGATGGGAATGACACCGTCGCGGAGCCCATAGGGGGGGCGACGAAGCATCTCAAAAAGATCTGCCAGAGTCGTCCCGGAGTCGGCGGATCCCTCGACGAAACGCTCAATCGCCTGGTACACGGGCAATGCGCTGGAGCTAGACGGGGGCCGGCGAAACGCAAGCTCACCGTTGCGACCCTTGCGATGCAAGCTGAGACCGCCTTCCACGCTGAGGATCGAGCGGTAGATGCTTCGTTCCGGTGGATCGCCATCAATACCAAGGTCGGGCAGTGTCCAGCACTCAATCATGCGTTTGACCAGTGCGCCGCGCGCCGCGGCGGCGGCGCTTGAGAGCTCTCGACGATTGACCATCTCGTTGTCGATCCGCGGCGCCTCGTTGAAGACCCCGTCACAGATCTCGGAAAGCCGCTCGCTCAGTTGTCGGCTCGATCGAATGTGGATCGTCTTTCCACCAATAAGCCATCGGCCGTCAGTGTGACTTCCTCGGACAAGCAACTGGTAGACGAGGCCGTCGAGCGACCGCTCCACTTCGATCCGACGAGCGTTCAGTTCACGTCGAGCCGTCGCATCATTCTCAAGCTCCCGCGTATTCGCGCGAACCCAGTCAATGGCGCCGAGCTCCAAGGCAAACTCGAAGAGTCGATCCTGCGGCGGAAGAAGCAGAAAAAGCGTTCGTGCGTCGAACCGGGCACAGTCCGTGTCGTCGAGGGTCCGTTCCGAACCTCGCGATGGCAAAACGACCACAATACGACCGTCGTGATCGCCTGGTTCTGGCGCTAGGGAACCGAGCTCGTCGGCGTGGGCGAATTCCACGCCGAAAAACCTGAGTGTGCCGCGCTCGAACGCGTGTCGTCTGGCGAGCAGCGGGCGCGCCCGGTGGTGGCGGCCCAGAAGCGTTGCGACTGTTGCCGTCTTCCCGAGTCGGCTCCGGCCCTCCTCGAGCCGGGCATCAACATCAACATCGCTGCCTTCCCAGAGCGTATAGCTGTCGTTGTATCTGCGGTGAACAACGATCGACTGCCGCTGCAGATCCCTCAAGGCGCGATCGAGATCTTCGGAAGATAGCCTTTCATCGAGCGCGTAGACGAGGGTCTCCCTTGTTGGGCGCAGCGGGTACCATCGCGACGCGATGTTGAGCAGGGCGACCGCCCTCAGCGTCAGCACGGCGTGCGGCGAGAGCCTCGGGTGTCTGGCTTCTGCCTCAAAGGCTTCAGCCCAGCGCTTGGCATCTGCGGTGTGAAGCAACCCGTTGCCGATTGCATTGGTGAGATAGCCGTACAGATCGACGACGTCGTACAGGCGATGGGCAGCGTTGTTCGTGGCGCGCGAGAACGCCCGCAGGGCGCTGGGGTCGTCGGACACCAGGAAACTAAAGGCCGATCGCTCGTTCTGACCGACACGGCGAAAGAGCGGCCCGATCAGCGTCGCCGTCAGCGGATGTAACGGGGCGGCGAGTTCCAACAGCTTGAGACCATCGATCAGGTCGAGACCGGGTGGGGCAAGCTCGTGCTCCCAAAGGCGGGCAGCCCGAGCCTTGAGGTGCTTGGCCACCTCAGGATGCTGCCGAATCCCTTCGGCCTCGCGCATGCGCGCCCAAGCGAGGGCGACAAAGCGAAGAAGCTGGCTCGGCGGTTCGTCGAAGACGATGTCGTCGAACCGTCCCCGGATCTTCTCCCACTCCGCCCGGTCGCTAGGCGGCAGTCCAGCCGCATAGCCACGAAAATCCTGGTGGAGGACTCCGATGAGAAGCAGCCGGCCCTCGCTTCGCGCAGCGAGTTCTGCAATCTGTTGAAGCAGGAATACGTCCGATCGCTGAGGATTCCCCGCCGCATACTCCAGCAGCTTTCCAAGTTCATCGATGATGAGCAGCAGGCCGCGCGGACCGCTTCGCGCCGCACCAACAGCGCTGACAATCTCTTGGAGAAGTTCTGCAACCTCTGAGCTGGAGACGCGCTCGCCTGATTCCGCACGCCGGTGAAGTCCGCGGAGTTGTCGCGATATCCGTTGCGGAAGCGCAGCAGATGCGAGATTCCCATCTGCCAGCGCGCGAAGGACGGTTCTCTGAAGCGATTCGCTTGCCCCCGAAATCGTGACGGGCTGAAGTCTGGTCCGATGACGATCGTTCGGAAAGAGACGCTCTGCGAGCCGCCTGTCCGACTGGCGAAGGCGCCGGATGAAGTCAGCCGTCAGCGGGTCTTTGCTCGAAGCGAGGAGATGCGAAAGGAAAACGCAGAAGGCCGACTTTCCGGTCCCGAACGGGCCCGTCAGCGTCCACGCGCCGCCGGCGCTCGCCGAAAGGGCATCCGCCACTCGCGAGAGCGCGCGAACCGCATTGGGCGTGACCACATAGTGATCCAGTACCTCGCCGTTCCCGCGGTCCCGGACCACATGGAGGGAGGGGAGCCGACCGAAAGGCGCCTTCGAAGTTGCAGTCAAGTTACGCGGCACGAATGGTCTCCATTTCGTGGGCGTAGTGGTTCTTGAGAATCGTCAGCGGCTTCAGCGCCTGCCGACGCAGCAGCTGACGCAGTCCGGCCGTGCTGTCGAACATGCAAGCGCCCGCGGTGACCTCGTGTATCGACTCGAGGTGTTCGACCAGAGCGTTCTCCGAAAGCTTGAATACCTGTCCGGGGCTCCCCGGGGCGTAGGCGATCTGTTCGAACGAAAGCGTGTCGGCGTCACCGGACCAGAACGATGCGACGGCGAAGGCGACAATGCCGATGGGAAGCGTTGGCCGGACGCTGCGATCGAGCATGATCCTGTCCGACCTCGGCTCCTTGTGGAGCAGACCAAGGTCAGCCAGCGGCGAATCGTATGTGTCTTCCTGCGAGAGCTTGCGATCCGGATCAGCGGGTGTGTATGCGCGGACGAGGCACTTCACGTCGCGCTCAATCGTATTGCGACTCAGCTTCTTGACTCCGGCTTCCGCGCCCGCCTTCCAGAGGGCATTGACTAACTCCTCGACGCTGAACGACGGCTCTCGATGTTCGTTGAACAGGTAGAACCATGTCGTTGGGGAGCGTGTCGGATCAGCGCACAACTGCCAATGCAGAAGCCATGACGTCCCGGGGTCCTCCAGATAGGGGTCTGCGCCGTGCTCGCCGAATACGAGCGTGCCCAACGCCGAGGGGCGGTAGGAGCCGCCTCGACGATCGTCGCCTATGGTCTCAATCAAACCTGCCCGAGAAGCCCAATGCCGTATCGAGCGAACCATGTTCTTCCCGACGCCAAGCCGCACCACCGCGTCCGATCGGTTGAAAATGGTCGGGTCAAGGGTGCAGCGTCGGACCGCCTTCGTCGGCCAAGCAAATCGGAGGGGAAAGCTCTCGTGGCCAGAGAACGAGATCGACTGGACGCTTCGGTGCTCAGGCATCCAGGCAGGATACGCCCTTGAGCCGCCGGCTGCAAGTCGGCGACCGCAGAGCATCCGACGCAGCCGCGAGTGCAGAGCCAACTACGCAAGGAACCCGTCCCGCTTTGTTCGGGGCGGAAGTACCGGGGCTCACTCAAACCGAGGGAGTCGGCGCCGGCTCAAGTAACTTTGGACAGCGATCGAATCACTTCAACTCGGTGCGATAGCGCGGTCTAGCGGAGCCGCCGGACCGCGATAGCACTTGGAACCTCGGAGAACTCACCAATGCGGCGAACTTAGTCGTCCTCCAGAGCCAGCTTTGATCTCGCCCACTCCCTCCACTGCTCGGTCTCGCCGCGCATGGCGATCTCCTCAAGGAATCCGCGGGTCCGGTCATCGG comes from Phycisphaerales bacterium and encodes:
- a CDS encoding phosphoadenosine phosphosulfate reductase family protein gives rise to the protein MSTTTARHIVSLSGGKDSTALAIYLRDRISDVEYVFSDTDKELPETYEYLDKLEAYLGKPITRLCSEHGFDHWLQVFGGYLPSARMRWCTKMLKIRPFERHIGDDEVNMYIGIRADENRGGYRPTKPNIHPVYPFVEAGYTLDDVHRILDESGIGFPEYYSWRTRSGCYFCFYQQRHEWVGLKENHPELFELAKSYEKPNVKDGSGYTWSERESLEALEDPERQAEIKRKLHKREDALRSVDSKKLLHILGQDDDEEIETLPCSFCHI
- a CDS encoding ATP-binding protein, with amino-acid sequence MLEAVRRIGHSPEDAILDLVDNSVQNHATIVGVVLSGQKSFEQIEIADDGSGMDELRLEEALRLGSLVEYPPDSLSKYGLGMKAAALSQGRRLTVLTRADGHSLLKAELDLEIIAARDDYVVRFLQPTTEEAETFEARTGGVGTLIRVDGIYPDSAKGLAATLNRVRYAVAETYHRFMTANDPVHFLVNGKEVEAFDPLFVGDPAVTALLEPKKLDFVDATGHKVVISVRANQLPHPPSQLDRRQTKERYDIKQKNIGVYVYRANRLIRRAETLGLFTPETKLLAFRASIDFSPDADEFFSSDVAKRRIVLADAVRTKLEDLLRPALHQSRDLWKSAKRVEPGQSEPTPHKAANSQINSKDSLLSTGRKEKLSPKDKAAKASKKIPRLSAEHRDKIRIIEVPELPDGLLWQPVLDKNGQVCVRINMGHPFHDKIYKSYKDEDPDLVEAVDYLLWALAHAEYNIGYDEDGKIEMMEELRRFASANLRRLLFE
- a CDS encoding DUF4007 family protein; its protein translation is MPEHRSVQSISFSGHESFPLRFAWPTKAVRRCTLDPTIFNRSDAVVRLGVGKNMVRSIRHWASRAGLIETIGDDRRGGSYRPSALGTLVFGEHGADPYLEDPGTSWLLHWQLCADPTRSPTTWFYLFNEHREPSFSVEELVNALWKAGAEAGVKKLSRNTIERDVKCLVRAYTPADPDRKLSQEDTYDSPLADLGLLHKEPRSDRIMLDRSVRPTLPIGIVAFAVASFWSGDADTLSFEQIAYAPGSPGQVFKLSENALVEHLESIHEVTAGACMFDSTAGLRQLLRRQALKPLTILKNHYAHEMETIRAA